Proteins from a genomic interval of Pseudomonas sp. RC10:
- a CDS encoding class II fumarate hydratase, which produces MSRTETDSIGPIEVPEDAYWGAQTQRSLINFAIGQERMPLPVLHALALIKKAAARVNDRNGDLPADIARLIEQSADEVLGGKLDDQFPLVVWQTGSGTQSNMNVNEVIAGRANELSGKGRGGKLPVHPNDHVNRSQSSNDCFPTAMHIAAAQAVKEQLLPAIAELSAGIAEQSSRHMKLVKTGRTHMMDATPITFGQELSAYVAQLEYAEKSIRAALPAVCELAQGGTAVGTGLNSPHGFAEAVAAELAALSGLPFVTAPNKFAALAGHEPLTALSGALKTLAVTLMKIANDLRLLGSGPRAGLAEVKLPANEPGSSIMPGKVNPTQCEALSMLACQVMGNDTTISFAASQGHLQLNVFKPVIIHNLLQSIRLLGDGCRNFNEHCIAGMEPDAGKMAEHLERGLMLVTALNPHIGYDKSAQIAKKAYSEGLTLREAALQLGFLTDAEFDAWVRPEKMLEAGSNG; this is translated from the coding sequence GTGAGCCGTACCGAAACCGATAGCATAGGTCCGATCGAAGTCCCTGAAGACGCTTACTGGGGGGCGCAAACCCAACGTTCGCTGATCAATTTCGCCATTGGTCAGGAGCGCATGCCACTGCCGGTCCTGCACGCGCTGGCGCTGATCAAGAAAGCCGCTGCGCGGGTCAATGACCGCAACGGCGACTTGCCCGCCGACATCGCCCGCCTCATCGAACAGTCCGCCGACGAAGTGCTGGGTGGCAAGCTCGACGACCAGTTCCCGCTGGTGGTGTGGCAAACCGGCAGCGGCACGCAAAGCAACATGAACGTCAACGAAGTGATCGCCGGGCGCGCCAACGAGCTGTCCGGCAAGGGTCGCGGCGGGAAGCTGCCGGTGCACCCCAACGATCACGTCAACCGCTCGCAAAGCTCCAACGACTGTTTCCCGACAGCGATGCACATCGCCGCCGCCCAAGCCGTCAAAGAGCAGTTGCTGCCCGCGATTGCCGAGCTGTCTGCAGGCATCGCCGAGCAGTCCTCGCGCCACATGAAGCTGGTGAAAACCGGTCGCACCCACATGATGGATGCCACGCCGATCACCTTCGGCCAGGAACTGTCGGCCTACGTCGCGCAGTTGGAGTACGCGGAAAAAAGCATTCGCGCCGCCCTCCCCGCTGTCTGCGAACTGGCGCAAGGCGGCACCGCCGTCGGCACGGGCCTGAACTCGCCCCATGGCTTCGCTGAAGCCGTGGCCGCTGAATTGGCAGCGTTGTCGGGCCTGCCGTTCGTGACGGCACCGAACAAGTTCGCTGCACTGGCGGGGCATGAGCCACTGACGGCCCTCTCTGGCGCGCTGAAAACCCTCGCCGTGACGCTGATGAAAATCGCCAACGACCTGCGCCTGCTCGGTTCCGGCCCGCGCGCCGGTCTGGCCGAGGTCAAGCTGCCCGCCAATGAACCGGGGAGTTCGATCATGCCGGGCAAGGTCAACCCGACCCAATGCGAAGCGCTGTCGATGCTGGCCTGTCAGGTGATGGGCAACGACACCACCATCTCGTTCGCGGCGAGTCAGGGTCACCTGCAACTGAACGTGTTCAAGCCGGTGATCATCCACAACCTGCTGCAATCGATCCGCCTGCTGGGCGATGGCTGCCGCAACTTCAACGAGCATTGCATCGCGGGCATGGAGCCGGACGCGGGCAAGATGGCCGAGCACCTGGAACGCGGCCTGATGCTGGTGACGGCACTGAATCCGCACATCGGCTACGACAAGTCGGCGCAGATCGCCAAGAAGGCGTACAGCGAAGGTTTGACCTTGCGCGAAGCGGCCTTGCAGTTGGGGTTCCTCACCGACGCCGAGTTCGACGCGTGGGTACGTCCCGAGAAGATGCTGGAGGCCGGCAGCAATGGCTGA
- a CDS encoding DsbA family protein: MCSWCWGFAPVAEALVEQASAAGVPLHLVVGGLRTGSGAALEPTTKRYILEHWHAVQDTTGQAFKFEDALPDGFVYDTEPACRAIVAARSLAPDIAWKLVKEIQQAFYLQGRDTTSASVLAELAENAGLPRIEFAEAFDSAEQHAATASDFSWVQDLGIAGFPTLLAERDGQLALLTNGYQPLETLAPLLSRWLERATRA; this comes from the coding sequence ATGTGCTCCTGGTGCTGGGGCTTTGCCCCCGTGGCCGAGGCCCTGGTCGAGCAGGCGAGTGCGGCCGGGGTGCCGTTGCATCTGGTGGTGGGCGGTTTGCGCACCGGCAGCGGCGCGGCCCTTGAACCGACCACCAAGCGTTACATTCTCGAACACTGGCACGCGGTGCAGGACACCACGGGCCAAGCCTTCAAATTTGAAGATGCCTTGCCGGACGGGTTCGTCTACGACACCGAACCGGCCTGTCGCGCCATCGTCGCGGCGCGCAGCCTGGCGCCGGACATCGCGTGGAAACTGGTGAAGGAAATTCAGCAGGCGTTCTACCTGCAAGGCCGCGACACGACCAGCGCCTCGGTGCTAGCCGAGCTGGCTGAAAACGCCGGGCTGCCTCGCATTGAATTCGCCGAGGCCTTCGACAGCGCCGAACAGCACGCCGCGACGGCCTCGGATTTTTCGTGGGTACAAGACCTCGGCATCGCCGGGTTCCCGACCCTGCTGGCCGAGCGTGACGGCCAGCTCGCGTTGCTGACCAACGGCTATCAACCTCTGGAGACACTGGCGCCATTGCTCAGCCGTTGGCTGGAGCGCGCCACCCGTGCGTGA
- a CDS encoding NAD(P)H-dependent oxidoreductase, whose protein sequence is MAEPISGATPLEGYGKRILMVIGSPKTISLCHALGDAYAQGARSQGHVVRVLKLEELDFDPTLHNGYASSQTLEHDLLEAQREIHWAQHLVFVYPVWWGGLPSLLSGFFERVFMPGFAFKAHGRHHPSNELLKGRTAEMLVTLDTPSRYFRWVFKAPAHRQIKHAILEFCGIKTTRLTEFSPVRTATEEQRQQWIHQAEALGKR, encoded by the coding sequence ATGGCTGAGCCGATCAGCGGCGCCACGCCACTGGAAGGCTATGGCAAACGCATCCTGATGGTCATCGGTTCGCCGAAGACCATAAGCCTCTGCCACGCCCTGGGCGATGCGTACGCCCAAGGCGCACGCAGCCAAGGCCACGTGGTGCGGGTGCTCAAGCTGGAAGAACTGGACTTCGACCCGACGCTGCACAACGGTTATGCCTCCAGCCAGACACTGGAACACGACCTGCTGGAAGCCCAGCGCGAGATTCACTGGGCGCAGCATCTGGTGTTCGTCTACCCGGTCTGGTGGGGCGGGCTGCCGAGCCTGCTGAGCGGCTTCTTCGAGCGCGTGTTCATGCCCGGTTTCGCGTTCAAAGCCCACGGCCGTCATCACCCGTCCAACGAACTGCTCAAGGGCCGAACCGCAGAAATGCTGGTGACGCTGGACACGCCTTCGCGGTACTTCCGCTGGGTGTTCAAGGCGCCTGCCCATCGTCAGATCAAGCACGCGATTCTGGAATTCTGCGGGATCAAGACCACGCGCTTGACGGAGTTTTCGCCGGTCAGGACGGCCACGGAAGAACAGCGCCAGCAGTGGATTCATCAGGCCGAGGCGTTGGGTAAGCGCTGA
- a CDS encoding DUF2059 domain-containing protein, translating into MTRLRAICAAVALVCASGQALAATASHEASAVAFLKLAHADQLGAPIYMQAQQMFAQRFAETKAPDSKKAVLEKYQAQANAALDKAIGWDKLQPDMVKLYTDNFSEQELKDLVAFYQSPLGKKVQAKMPQISQQSFQMTQDKLQPAVPVVTGLLESMTKELVPAGAAGKGTAPAAPAKKP; encoded by the coding sequence ATGACCCGTCTTCGCGCCATCTGTGCTGCGGTCGCTCTGGTATGTGCCAGCGGCCAGGCTCTTGCTGCCACCGCCAGCCACGAGGCCAGTGCTGTTGCGTTCCTCAAACTGGCTCACGCCGATCAGTTGGGTGCGCCGATCTACATGCAAGCGCAGCAAATGTTCGCCCAGCGTTTCGCCGAAACCAAAGCGCCAGATTCCAAGAAAGCCGTGCTGGAAAAATACCAGGCCCAGGCCAACGCCGCGCTGGACAAGGCCATTGGCTGGGACAAGCTGCAGCCTGACATGGTCAAGCTCTACACCGACAACTTCAGCGAGCAAGAGCTGAAAGATCTGGTGGCCTTCTATCAGTCGCCGCTGGGCAAGAAAGTCCAGGCCAAGATGCCGCAGATCAGCCAGCAATCGTTCCAGATGACCCAGGACAAGCTGCAACCGGCCGTGCCTGTGGTGACCGGTCTGCTGGAGTCCATGACCAAGGAACTGGTGCCAGCCGGTGCAGCCGGCAAGGGTACCGCCCCGGCAGCCCCTGCCAAGAAGCCATAA
- a CDS encoding rhodanese-related sulfurtransferase, whose product MTQTAPIVVAALYKFVTLSDYVELREPLLNAMVDNGIKGTLLIAEEGINGTVSGSREGIDGLLAWLKNDPRMIDIDHKESYCDEQPFYRTKVKLKKEIVTLGVEGVDPNKAVGTYVEPQDWNALIADPEVLLIDTRNDYEVSIGTFEGAIDPKTTSFREFPEYIKANFDPSKHKKVAMFCTGGIRCEKASSYMLGEGFEEVYHLKGGILKYLEEVPQEESQWRGDCFVFDNRVTVRHDLTEGDYDQCHACRTPISAEDRASEHYSPGVSCPHCWDTLSEKTRRSAIDRQKQIELAKARNQPHPIGRNYRLLDAQPDETHTNEA is encoded by the coding sequence ATGACCCAAACCGCACCCATCGTCGTCGCGGCGCTGTACAAATTCGTCACCCTCTCGGACTACGTCGAACTGCGTGAGCCCCTGCTTAACGCCATGGTCGACAACGGCATCAAAGGCACCCTGCTGATTGCCGAAGAAGGCATCAACGGCACCGTTTCCGGCAGCCGTGAAGGCATCGACGGCCTGCTGGCCTGGCTCAAGAACGACCCGCGCATGATCGACATCGACCACAAAGAGTCGTACTGCGACGAGCAGCCGTTCTACCGCACCAAGGTCAAGCTCAAGAAAGAGATCGTGACCCTGGGCGTCGAAGGCGTCGACCCGAACAAGGCCGTGGGCACCTATGTCGAGCCGCAGGACTGGAATGCACTGATCGCCGACCCGGAAGTGCTGCTGATCGACACCCGCAACGACTACGAAGTGTCCATCGGCACCTTCGAAGGCGCAATCGACCCGAAGACCACGAGCTTTCGTGAGTTCCCGGAGTACATCAAGGCCAACTTCGATCCTTCGAAGCACAAGAAGGTCGCGATGTTCTGCACCGGCGGCATTCGCTGTGAAAAGGCCTCCAGCTACATGCTCGGCGAGGGGTTCGAAGAGGTTTATCACCTCAAGGGCGGTATCCTCAAATACCTCGAAGAAGTCCCGCAGGAAGAAAGTCAGTGGCGCGGCGACTGCTTCGTGTTCGACAATCGCGTGACCGTGCGCCATGACCTGACCGAAGGTGACTACGATCAGTGCCATGCCTGCCGCACCCCGATCAGCGCCGAAGACCGCGCCAGCGAGCACTACTCGCCCGGTGTCAGCTGCCCGCATTGCTGGGACACGCTGAGCGAGAAGACCCGCCGCAGCGCCATCGACCGGCAGAAGCAGATCGAGCTGGCGAAGGCGCGCAATCAGCCGCACCCGATCGGCCGCAACTACCGTTTGCTGGACGCGCAGCCTGACGAAACGCATACGAACGAGGCCTGA
- a CDS encoding BolA family protein yields the protein MSMQQRIESALTVFQPDYLQVLNESHMHSRGTDTHYKAVVVSEQFAGLNAVKRHQKVYGLLGGLMGEFHALALHTYTPEEWAKIGAAPASPTCAGGHD from the coding sequence ATGAGCATGCAACAGCGAATCGAATCCGCGTTGACGGTCTTTCAGCCCGACTACCTCCAGGTGCTCAATGAAAGCCACATGCACAGTCGCGGCACGGACACTCACTACAAGGCCGTGGTGGTCAGCGAGCAGTTCGCTGGCCTCAACGCCGTCAAGCGCCACCAGAAGGTCTACGGCCTGCTCGGTGGCCTGATGGGTGAGTTCCATGCCTTGGCGCTGCACACCTACACCCCGGAAGAGTGGGCGAAAATCGGCGCTGCGCCTGCGTCGCCGACCTGTGCCGGGGGGCATGATTGA